aaacagaagACAGAGAAAAGTTCACACAAATGGTTTACACATTtcaatatatgtattattttagagaaataagtataaatttttaaagatttatttatcattttattctaataaaaatattGCCGGTGGGGGGAAGGTAACAGAAGATataccaacaaataaaataataattttattcaaACAAATCATTCTATAACATTTATAAGgcaaattaaattgcatgaaggcCATTAATTATTTACTAGCTAGCCTTGCCCAGTCTTAGGGAAATAAATGACCACACACCATTGAGTCATTGACATGCATTTGTAAACATTAACTACGAATATAACACCAcattaaattaaagtaaatataaaCTAGCAATAAATAATCTTAACTATGGCCCGTCCTGTTTTCCTTCTTCAATTgctcttttctctcttttattctttttttcggtctttgtattttttttctttgtttattcaTCTTCATACAGTATTTATTATTAGATAATTACTCATGAAATTTTATCTattaaattcatcaatttaaCATAAATTAAAACATATTAAATTTTTGTAACATTAATACTTTTTTTCGTTACAAAATATATTAAACTTTTGCGACAAACCAACACTACATTTCGTTACAAAACATATTGAATTTTTATAACAAATTATCTTGTAGTTACAAAAGattattattttgtaataataataattaacttgttaaaaaataacaatttgtaactattttaaatttaaaaaaaaaaaattgttacaaatatTTCGTTTTTTTGTAGCGTTAGGATTAGCACAGAAGCGAATAGTTGATGAGAGGTTAACTATCGGCCACAAAAAATTCTATAAATTAAACCTCACTTTCTATAATTAAATCTTAACGATATATAGTTACGCCACATGAATTACATTCCTAGAAGTAATGATGAATTTTTGTTCTAAAAGCTTGCCACGTGTAGCAACATGTTGGCTATAAATTGATAACACCCAATGGAGTTTTATATATGTAGGCACACTATCaatttaaacaaattaaaatccTTATTAGGGTGATCCTTAACTTCTTATTATTGCCTTACTTGAAAATCATGATGATGAGGTATTTTCACCTTGCACTTTTGTCTACACTATTGTTCATAAAATtaagcctaattcttggagatgTTGGCACTGCTACTTCTTATGGACCTCCATATATACGTAAGAACACACAATTCTCTTCTTCtagttataataataattaagttCTAGATAGTCCTAATTTGAATTTGTGCAGCCACTAGTTGTGATGGAAATAGAAGAGAGCAATTTCCAGCGGGGAATATGTTTGTAGCTGTGAATGAAGGATTGTGGGACAATGGTGCTGCATGTGGAAGGCGTTACAAAATAAGGTGTCTGAGTGGAGACAATAGACCCTGCAAAAGTGACATAATTGAAGTTAAGGTTGTTGATTTGTGTCATCGAACTCCGTGTCCCACCATGCTTTTGTCAACTACTGCCTTCTCAGCCATCTCTCGCTTCTCCAATGCCAAAATCAACATTGAATATGCCCAGTCAGTCTATATAAACTTTTCATTTCTTCATGTTTTGATTATTTCATCTGACTAATCTACTTAATTTTGTTGCTTTTTGCTTTTATAATGCAGGATTTGATCGATATATTCAGTTCAGCTGAGACGCAAGCCTAATAATTAAATGTAAATAATGCTGTAACAATAAACGGCATCATTATTGAGGAAATCAAGCGGCTAATTTGTTTCAGAGAGACCTGTGAAATAATGTAACAAAATCAAGTATATATATGGTGCTTGATTGAATATTTAATGTTTTGTTTTGTATACATAGTAATTACTAATTAGTGAGCAAAGCAAATTTTAGTGCAAACGGCAAagaaataatgataatgataatctaATTAGTGTTTCAATAGTAGTGCATCAACTTGGGTGCCCATGTCACTATTAACACCCTTGAAAAGCAAactaaattaatttgaaaaatgaaaaaataaaataaaaattggacATGCATAGGAGACTCAATTAACATAAACTAGATATTAGAGAAGAGAACCAAGCATCATATATAATAAAAAGTTAAACTAATGAATTAACTAATAGGAACTAATCTCTTTTTCTATAATTTGAACTATGTATCAATTTATGTCATAAAGATTCGAGCAAAAATAGTTTACCCTATAATTTAATAAGAGACCTATTTAAATAAAGacacttaaaatatttttaaaaaaatattctttaacaattaaaatttaacatatgtaATCAATTAAACCATGTTATTTCTATCATAATTAAATTGAACAAATCGATTTAGCTAAAAAATTAATGAATCGAATCTTTTAaattggtctaaattaatatttttttaataaaaaatgactacaatatctttattatagaaaataattaattagtgcctattatatatatatatattagagataatactcaatttgatCCCTGAAGTTACACTCGAGCCTCAATTTAGTCCTTAAAGTTTTAATTGCCTCAATTTAGTCTCCAAACTTTTCAATTGACTCTGTGACGGAAACCACTGTAGGGATTAACGTGATTAAAATTTGAACATTTTCTCTATATATTAA
The DNA window shown above is from Arachis ipaensis cultivar K30076 chromosome B08, Araip1.1, whole genome shotgun sequence and carries:
- the LOC107612355 gene encoding EG45-like domain containing protein isoform X1; the encoded protein is MMMRYFHLALLSTLLFIKLSLILGDVGTATSYGPPYIPTSCDGNRREQFPAGNMFVAVNEGLWDNGAACGRRYKIRCLSGDNRPCKSDIIEVKVVDLCHRTPCPTMLLSTTAFSAISRFSNAKINIEYAQSVYINFSFLHVLIISSD
- the LOC107612355 gene encoding EG45-like domain containing protein isoform X2; protein product: MMMRYFHLALLSTLLFIKLSLILGDVGTATSYGPPYIPTSCDGNRREQFPAGNMFVAVNEGLWDNGAACGRRYKIRCLSGDNRPCKSDIIEVKVVDLCHRTPCPTMLLSTTAFSAISRFSNAKINIEYAQI